ATGACCAATGGCGTATGCCAACCCTGGCAGAAGATCTTGCGGATTGCTGTTTACTTGCAGTATCTAAAAATGGACAGGGTGTTTATAATGCCTCCGGAAAAGATATGATGAGCATATCTGAACTGGTAGGGAAGGTAGCGGATTACTGGAACCTGGATAAAAGCCTGATTTCTGAAATCAGCGCGGCAACTTTAAATCAATCGGCTAGGCGTCCGGTAAAAACAGGATTCATCCTGGATAAAACAATTCGTGATCTCGGTTATCAACCGCATAGTTTTCAGGAAGGATTAGCGATATTAGACCAGCAATTAAAAGAAAGATAAACAATATATATTATGGCATTACAAGTTGGCGATCAAGCCCCGGATTTTAAATTATTCAGCTCAGACCTGAAAGAAGTAGCGCTATCTGATTATAAAGGTAGAAAACTGGTTGTTCATTTCTTCCCTTTGGCCTTCACAGGAGTGTGTACTGCACAACTATGTACAATGAGAGATAGCTTTGGTTATTATCAGGGAATGAATGCGGATGTAATAGGTATTTCTGTAGATTCTCCGTTTACATTGGCTAAATTCAAAGAAGAACAAAGCTATCAGTTCCCTTTATTGTCTGATTTTAATAAAGAAACGTCTAAAGCATTCGGTGCTTTGTACGAAGATTTTGCTTTCAATATGAAAGGAGTGGCTAAAAGATCTGCTTTTGTAATTGATGAAGAAGGAAAAATCATTCATACGGAAGTGTTAGAAGATGCAGGTAATATGCCTGACTTTGATGCAATTAAGCGTTCAATAGAAGCATAAGACGTGTTTGTCCAGTTGAAGAATCTTGATTTTTTTTAAATAAAATTTGTAAAATCAATTTCAAACACTACTTTTGCAGTCCGTTAACGAAACATCGAAAACGGAAATGCATTTGTAGCTCAATTGGATAGAGCATCTCACTACGGATGAGAAGGTTTGGGGTTCGAATCCCTACAAGTGCACAAAGGAAAGCCTTAGAGAAATCTAAGGCTTTTTTAATTTTATTGAAATCAAGGCTCAACCTAACATATCAAAGTTATTTTGCGTTTATCTATTACTGATTTTCTTCCACCAACTTTGAAAGGATTTTCTTAGACTTTCGTTGTTTTCAACTCTTCTTTCGGTTTTGTTAATAGTCCCGGTCTTTAAAGTACTTTTAAAAAAATAAAGAGATGTTGAGTTTATCAGTTTTGGTTTAATGATTACGACTTTCTTGATCAGATCATTAAATTCCTTTTCAACCTTTGTGGCGTCTCTATAGTTAGGGAACTTATTACGTTGGTTTTGTATGAAATTTTTAAGTCTCCACAGGTCGAATCCGTCGTGTCTTAGTTCCGGAAAATGAACTGTTTGTAAATGTGTCTGATGAACTGCTTTATCTACATTGTGATTTTTGGTTGCATGTAAATCTCTGTTATTAAACGATATTTAAGCAAACTTAACGGGTAAACTGATAGCTTATTCCTGCTGCCCAGCGTTCTGGAATCACCATCTGGGCACCTCAGGATAGTCCTGAAAGCTCCAGCTGGAGAGGTGACGAGCCGATCGGTTTATGGACAGAAGGTTTCGTCAGGAAGCCTGCATATGTCGGTGTAGCAGAAGGCCTGAAAAATAAATAGGTCCGGAAAAACCACTGTATATCATACGTACACTAAAATCAGGAAAGAAGGCAGCTAATTAACTGCTGCCTTCTTATCTTTACCTGATGGAATCTATTACCCTTACAAAACTTCAGGCACGGAAAATTATCCTTGACGCCGCTGGACTCGCGCGAAAAGCACAGTTCGGCACAGGAATCGAAGCTGTTTATCGGGTAATTGACCATTTGGGTTTCGTACAGCTGGATACGAATTACGTGGTGGAGCGTGCTCATCATCATGTGATGGCCGCGCGTATACCAGACTATCAAACGGAATGGCTGGCCCGGCTTTGTGAAGATGGTCGTGTTTATGAATACTTCACTTCCGATGCAGGTTACCTTCCCATGTCTGATTTCCGCTTTTCATTGCCTGTAAAAAAAGCTTTTGAAACGCAGTCAGGACCACTCAGTAAACCGGAAATCAATTTGATGAAGCAGATTATGGACCGGGTAGAAAGGGAAGGGGCACTAATGGTTGGAGACTTTGAGAACGACCGTCAGGAAGCTAGTTCAGGCTGGTGGGATTGGCGTCCTGCTAAGATTGCCCTGGAAAGACTTTACCTCAATGGAAACCTGATGATCAGCCGCACCAAAGCCTTCCATAAAGTATACGACCTGCCACTCAATTTAGTGCCACAGGAAACAGATTTAGCTACGCCCACAGATGAAGAATATGCACGTTTTGTCATCTGTCGTACTTTAGCTGCGCTGGGCATTGCTTCCGTTAAAGAAATTAACTGGCGGGCCCGTCGGGTAAAAGGCAACCTTATAAAACAGGAGCTGGAAAAAATGGTTCAGGCTACTGAAGTAAAAGTAGTAACTGTCGAGGGCATTAAAGGTCCGCTCTATATGCGCGCCAATCAAAATATTAACATTGAACTATCCAATGATGTATTCATCCTTTCACCCTTCGATATTCTCAACGTCTTTCGTCACCGCTTAAAAGATTTCTTCAATTTTGATTACCAGATCGAATGTTTTGTACCTGCTCCGAAACGTTTGTATGGTTATTTTTCATTACCGATACTCGCAGGCGAAACTTTTATTGCGAGAATGGATGCCAAAGCCAATCGCAAACAAAAAGTACTGATCGTTCATAACATCCATTTTGAACCCATTGATCTCGGACAAAGAACTATTGAAAAATTTGTTCTGGCCTTAAAAGCATTTGCCCTGTTTAATCAATGCCATGACATTGTTTTTACGCGGTCCAACAATGAAACTTACCTGGAAGCAATCCGCCAAAAATTTTCCTGATTTTATCATGATAATCCCCTTGCTGTTTCTGCGATAGGTTTCTTATAGAGCGATCCTATGTCACAATTTTGTTGTGCTTAAACGGTTTTGTTACCAAAATCGAGGAATATACGGGTGTCTGACACCTTCATTTTACGTTAACATAAGTTCTCTTCTCTTTATCATTTGAAGCATACTCGAGCTCAACCGGAACCTATATTTGATCTTCATAGAACCAAATATTTAACCTGTCAAACCTAATAGGATTTGATTTAAACGGACTTTTTCGCAAATGTTGACCTCAGTAATTCATTACAAATCAGGCCATATTATGTTTACGTTTTTCTAGTTTCTGCTATTTTTTACAGCTGCTCAATGCGCTGTATCCGGTAGACCTGTAAAGTCATGAACGAGGCAGTCTCTTTATTAAATAGTTAACAATTGGTTGGCATTAATCAGAAACCAAAATAAACTAAATATGAACCAAACAATTTCCATCAGGAAACTACCAGTTTTTTTATGGCTGGTAACTTCTATCGTGTTCCTACACTTTAAAGGGTATGCTCAGGAAAGGCAAATTACAGGGAAGATCATCGCAACCGATGATTCTACACCATTGTGGGGAGCGATAGTGCAGTTGAAGGCGAAAAACAAATCCACATCTACCAACGAGCAAGGACAGTATTTTATAAAAGCCAATACAGGTGATATCCTCATTTTTAAGATGATTGGTTATCGGCAACAGGAGATCATGGTGGGTGATGGTAGTGTCATTAATGTGAACCTGAAAGCGGAACATACAAAACTGGATGAAGTGGTGGTGATTGGTTATGGAGATAAGAGCAGGCGTGACCTTACCGGGTCTGTATCTTCGGTTTCGGGAGCCGACATTGTTAAAACGCAGCCCACCACTGTAGATCAGGCTTTGCAAGGAAAGGTTCCTGGAGTTGTGGTACAACAGATCTCTGGTCAGCCTGGTGGGGGAGTGTCTGTACAAATTCGCGGACTATCCGGCTTTAGCAATAATCCCCCCTTGTATGTAATTGATGGGGTACAGATATTGCCTTCAACCGGTGATAAAGGGACCAATCCCTTATCCAGTATCAATCCCTCTGAAGTAGCTTCAATTGACATATTAAAAGATGCCTCAGCTACGGCTATTTATGGGGCACAGGCAACAAATGGCGTGATCATTATTACCACAAAGAGAGGGTCCTCAGGCCCTCCGGTGATTAATTACGACGGTTATGCCGGCGGTCAGGCCCTGCCTAAGTATTATGATGTGATGGACCTGAGGGAATACGCAACGTTTATGAACGAAAAGGCGGCCATTATCGGTTATGATTTAAGGCCACACTTTGCGAATCCAAAATATCTGGGAGAAGGAACGGATTGGCAGGAAGCGTTGTTTAGAACGGCACTTATGCAAAATCATAACCTATCCCTTTCCGGTGGCGATGCCAGAACGAAATACTATTTGTCAGGCACTTACTTTTCTCAGGATGGAATCGCTTTGGGGTCAGACTTTAAAAGGATCTCAACGCGGTTAAACCTGGATAACAAAACCACTGATTGGTTAAAGATCGGGGCAAGCTTGCAATTGGCGAATGTAAAAGAAAACGTCACTACTTCTCAGTCGGGTGTAATCCGGCAGGCATTAAATCAAACGCCGGATGTGAACATCGTAAATCCTGATGGCAGCTGGGGAGGTAACGA
This region of Pedobacter steynii genomic DNA includes:
- a CDS encoding DUF6896 domain-containing protein — protein: MSFNNRDLHATKNHNVDKAVHQTHLQTVHFPELRHDGFDLWRLKNFIQNQRNKFPNYRDATKVEKEFNDLIKKVVIIKPKLINSTSLYFFKSTLKTGTINKTERRVENNESLRKSFQSWWKKISNR
- a CDS encoding winged helix-turn-helix domain-containing protein, with the translated sequence MESITLTKLQARKIILDAAGLARKAQFGTGIEAVYRVIDHLGFVQLDTNYVVERAHHHVMAARIPDYQTEWLARLCEDGRVYEYFTSDAGYLPMSDFRFSLPVKKAFETQSGPLSKPEINLMKQIMDRVEREGALMVGDFENDRQEASSGWWDWRPAKIALERLYLNGNLMISRTKAFHKVYDLPLNLVPQETDLATPTDEEYARFVICRTLAALGIASVKEINWRARRVKGNLIKQELEKMVQATEVKVVTVEGIKGPLYMRANQNINIELSNDVFILSPFDILNVFRHRLKDFFNFDYQIECFVPAPKRLYGYFSLPILAGETFIARMDAKANRKQKVLIVHNIHFEPIDLGQRTIEKFVLALKAFALFNQCHDIVFTRSNNETYLEAIRQKFS
- a CDS encoding redoxin domain-containing protein, translated to MALQVGDQAPDFKLFSSDLKEVALSDYKGRKLVVHFFPLAFTGVCTAQLCTMRDSFGYYQGMNADVIGISVDSPFTLAKFKEEQSYQFPLLSDFNKETSKAFGALYEDFAFNMKGVAKRSAFVIDEEGKIIHTEVLEDAGNMPDFDAIKRSIEA